DNA from Rhodobacteraceae bacterium M382:
ATTGAGCGTATCGGCTCCGGGCCCACCATCGAGGCTGTCATTGCCTCCCGCACCCACCAGCCGATCATTGCCGTTGCCGCCGCGAATGTCGTCCCCGGCTTCGGTTCCAGACACAGAGTCGTTTCCATCAAATGCCCGGTGTGGGCCTGCGTCAGTCAGTACGACCTCGTCATCGCCATCCGAAAACTGAAAAGACACGAGATCGTCCGAAAAGATCGTGACATCGACTTCGGCGAGACGGCTCGTGTCTGATGCCGAACTGCCCAATGCGATCTGAAAGGTTTCATCCGGTTCCAGACCACGATCGCCGAATATGTCGAATGATATCGTCTTTTGGGTCTCTCCGGCACCAAAGGACACAGGCTCGGGAGAGATGAAGCCAAAATCTTGAAACCGCGTCGCAGTCCCGTCGACTGTTCGATAATAGACAGTTTCGGCTTGCAGATTGCCGCTGCGTTCAATGGTCAGCTCTACCGTTTTTGTGCCGGAGTTGCCTTCAAGGATATCCGGAACCGGTCCAAACGTATAAACGGCGGGTTCGGAATCATTGTCGACAATCGTGAAATCAAATCTCGTAATGTAGCTTGCGAGACGTGGCGGGTAGTAGCTGTCTTCACTCAACTGCAGCGCAAAAAGCTCATCTCCCTCAAACCTTGTGTCGTCAGTTGTTGAAATGGTTACGAACTTGCTCGTCTCTCCGGTGTTGAACATCAACCATTGATTGGAGATGATCGAGTGGTCGCCGTCATTTTCAGAGTATGAACCACCCGAAATTGTGTTGAGGGTCAGGATTTCGAAATTGGTATTCGTACGGGTGACCGCAAAAATAATGTCTCGACCTTCCGCGACTGAAGCGGAGCTGGGGCCAATAATTTGATATGTCATTTTACCTCCAATAGTCGTTCACAATACCGGCTCTTTCAAGTGAGGCTTAGGCCAGCAGATCGAATGTATCGCCGCCGATCTGGATGTTGATCGCGCTTTGGCCGCCGCCATCGACCAGCGCCCAGATGATCTGTTCGCTGGGCTTGTAGATCACAAACGCCTCCTGCACGCCGTCATCGCCTGACCGTTCGCCCGCGTCATTGGCAGTATGGGCCAGGTTGACCTGGAAATCGCCGGCGGTGGCGGCACCGCCCCCCCAGAGCAGCACATCGCCGTCCGCGGCCACATAATCCTGCACCCAGTCCGACCCGTGTCCTTCGACGCCGACGTGAAAGAACTTGTCCGCGCCCGACCCGCCGTTGATCCTGTCATGACCAAAGCCGCCGTTGACAAAATCATTGCCCGCGCCGCCAAACACCAGATCGGAAAACGCCGAGCCGGTGATCACGTCATCCCCGTCCTGACCCTGTAGGTCATCAACACCCGCGCCACCGGCGATGGTATCGTTGCCCGCCTGGCCAAACACCTGATCATTGCCGGCACCTGCGTCGATGCTGTCATCGCCCGCTCCGGCATAGATCACATCGCGTAGATCATCCGCCGCTGGCCCGCCGATGATAACATCGTTGCCTTCGCCCCCATTCAGTGTATCCGCGCCGGGCCCACCATCAAGGCTGTCATTGCCCGCGTCGCCCAACAGACGGTCATTGTCGCCCAACCCCAGGATGGTGTCATCACCCGCCGTTCCGGTCAGAACATCCGGATTGGGCGAGCCGGTGATCGGAGCGCTTCCGCCATCGCCACTGTGCAAAGGTGTGTCGTCCCCAGGCAGAACCAGCTCGGTGACAAGACCGCCAACGATGATGGCCGTGTTGTTGTCCGTGCGCACAAAGTCATCCGCTGACCAGTTATAGGCGCTCGTCAACAGGCTCAGCTCGGTCCCGTCATTGGCAAACTCTTTTAGTCGTCCTTCGTTCAGGGCCGGTGCCGAAAACGTCAGAACCGAATACCCGATCACGAAACCGTTTTCCGTGGCGGTGACGATAGGCATGTCCTGTCTGTCGCGGGTTTCTTCGGTGTTGACCAACGTCGTTTCCCGGATTTCTGCCCCGGATGCGGAAAGGATTTTGAACCAGACCGACGTTTGGCTGTCATCGCCTGAGCCAGCATTGTTTTCGACCCAGACGACCAACAGGTTCCCATCGCTCAGGCGTTCGAGCTGAACCGCAGGTGTATTGCCGAGACCGGTGTTGTCCGGGTTGCCAATATCAATGACATCCCCGACCGCCGTGCCATCGTAACTGTAGAACCGCAAGGCGGCAGGCGCGCCGCTGCCCACGGTCCGGGCCGCGCCCACGGCAAAGACACCGTCCAGACCCACAGTGCTCCAGCTCAATTGTTCTCCGAAAACACCGCCCACAAACCGATCAAAACCGGGGTTTCCAACCGAGGTCACCAGTGCCCCATCATTGTCCATCAGCGACAGACCCATCCAGTTGTGGATCAAAATATTGCCATCAGGCAGGGAATAGGCATGGTGCAACATGGTTTGGTCGGTGGCCGACAAAGGGCCTTCTGTCAGCTCCTCGGCGGGCGCGACAGCAGCGCCAGTGGCAGCGTCCAGTGTGATCTTCCAGTTCGAGATGGTCACAGGCAGCGGATCGGCATCCCGGATCTGATAGAACAGGGTCATGCTGCCGTCTGTGTTATCATGCAGATGATATGTGGTGAGATTGCCCAGGCCAAGTCCGCTGGCGTCGGCAAATTCAACCGTGTCAAACACCAGCCCGTCATCATTCACAGACGAGATCCGGTTGCCGTTGACTGTGACCGCTGCGTCGCCGACCCGATAGGTTCGCCCACTCCCCAGTCCCATCACAGAAGGCGTGCCATCAATCGAAATTGTCATACTAATAACTCCCTGAAAATCCGTACAGGATGTCCCCACGCAGAAAAATACGGCTGCTCATATGAGCAAAAGGAACGCAGGACACACCGGTATTTTGAACACCCTTTGACTCCATGTGACGGATTTGCGCTTTCTGCGTCAAGGTTTTCGCGGTTTCTGCCGCGCCGGGGGGCAGACAGTCGGTTGCCTGTCCCCGCAGGTTCTGGGCCAAAATGGACGCCCGGAAAGGTAGGCGGAAATTGCCGTCCCACATGGTTTTCGATCGGAGTCCAAAAGCTGCCTTGCAGAACCGTGTTGAGACCGGCGGAGTGGTGTCGCAGAACGCCCCGCAGGCGGTGAAACGGATCTGTGTTGGAAAATCAGGGTTTTCAGTGGTGTCAGAACCTTGCTCGACACTGTTCAGACAGGTCTTTTTCGTAAAGAGACGCTGACTTTTTCCTCGTTCGGTGGTGGCTGGGTTCGGTGGCGGCTGGTTTCGTTGGGCGGACACCGGTTTTGCAGACGACCCAGAGCGCGCATTTGATGGTGATCCTGGCCTTGGTTGCGGCGAATTGAGGCGGTGGCAGGAAAGACCTTGCCTCGCTGCTGCAATTTTATCTATAAAACGCAAAACCCCCGAGGGGCCCCTGAAAAGTTATCTATATTTTGGAGCGGATGCCACATGTTGGATCAAAGCACCTTGCGCACGGACTGGACACGCGAAGAAGCGGAGAAGATCTATAACCAGCCGTTCATGGATCTGCTCTTTCAGGCCCATACGGTTCATCGGCAGCATTTTGACCCCAATCAGGTCCAGAAATCCAAGCTGCTGAGCATCAAGACCGGCGGCTGCGCCGAAGATTGTGCCTATTGCTCTCAGTCGGCGCGCAATGGCGCGCAGCTGTCCGCATCGAAACTGATCGAGGTCGAGCGGGTGATCGCCGAGGCGAAGAAGGCCAGGGATGGCGGAGCAACCCGGTATTGCATGGGGGCTGCCTGGCGGTCGCCCAAAGATCGGGACATGGCCGCGCTCGAGGCGATGATCGAAGGGGTCAAAGGCCTGGGAATGGAAACCTGCATGACGTTGGGCATGTTGGACGACAACCAGGTGTTTCGTCTGCGCGATGCGGGGCTGGATTACTACAACCACAATATCGACACCTCGGAGCGCTATTATTCCGAGATCATCACCACGCGTACGTTTGCCGACAGGATCGACACGTTGAACCGGGTGCGCGAGGCGGGAATGAAGGTCTGTGCCGGTGGTATCGTCGGAATGGGTGAACAGCAGATGGACCGGGTCGATATGCTCTTGGCTCTGGCAACGTTGGAGGAGCATCCCGATTCCGTTCCGGTCAACATGCTGATCCCGATTGCGGATACGCCGCTGGCCGATGTAAAGCCGCTGGATCCGATCGAATTTGTGCGCACTATTGCTCTTGCGCGGATCCTGATGCCGAAATCGCATGTGCGCCTGTCTGCAGGCCGGACTGACATGACAGACGAACTGCAGGCCATGTGCGTATTCGCCGGAGCGAATTCCATCTTTGTGGGCGACACGTTGCTGACCGCAGACAACCCCGAAGAAGACAAGGACAGTCAGCTGTTTGCCCGTCTGGGCCTGGAGGCGATGAACGTGGGGTGCGACGGGTCGCGATGACCGGCTTTGCCCGCCATGAACGCGCTCTGGATGCGCTGAAGACACGCGGACGCTATCGGCAGTTGGCACCGCGGGCCGGGCATGATTTTGCGTCAAACGATTATCTGGGACTGGCCGGTTCGGACCTGATGTGTCAGGCGGCAGGCGATGCATTGGCCCGTGGGGTTCCGGTTGGGGCCGGTGGGTCGCGCCTGTTGCGGGGCAATGCCAGCGAACATGTGCTGCTCGAAACCGAAGCAGCGGTGTTCTTTGGGACTGAGGCCGCGTTGTTCATGAGCGGTGGGTTCAATGCCAATCTGGCAATCTTTTCGACCCTGCCACAACAGGGCGATCTGGTCCTGCATGACGCGCTGATCCATGCCAGCACCCACGACGGAATGCGGCTTGGGCGTGCCGAGCGACGCAGCTTTGCCCACAATGACGTAGACGCCTGTCGACAGGAAATCGAAACCTGGCGCGCCGCGGGCGGCCGGGGGCAGATCTGGATCGCTGTCGAGGCGCTCTATTCCATGGAGGGCGATATTGCGCCGCTGTCCGACCTATTGGAGCTGGCCCAACTCGAAGACGCAGTTCTGGTCGTCGACGAGGCGCATTCGACGGGCGTTTTCGGGGATATGGGCCGGGGGTTGGCCCATGAAATCGCCCCTCTGCCAAATGTTCTGTCCTTGCATACCTGTGGCAAGGCTTTGGGCGTGTCCGGCGCGCTGATCTGTGGGCAATCCGTGTTGATCGAAACTCTGGTGAACAAGGCGCGGGCCTTTATCTTTGCCACTGCGCCGTCGCCTCTGAATGCGGCGTTGGTTCGGGCGGCATTGCGGGACCTTCAGGACAACCCGGAGCGTCGTGCACAGGTTTGGGTCGGGATCCACCATGCCTGGGCCGAAGCCGAAAGATTGTGTGGTCTGACCGGATTTCAAAGCCAGATCATGCCAGTGATCATTGGCGATGACAAAGCCACGATGCAGGTCGCGGCTGCGTTGCAGGAACAGGGGCACGACATTCGCGGCATTCGTCCGCCGACAGTGCCGCGTGGCACGTCACGGTTGCGGGTTTCGATCACGCCGAACACGTCTTCAAATGTCATCACTCGGGCGTTTGGCGATCTGGTGCCGCTGATACAAGGGGTTTTTGCATGAACGCGCTTATCGTGACCGGCACCGATACCGGCATTGGCAAAACCATTTTTTCCGCCGGATTGGTGGACGCGCTGCAAGCCGTTTACTGGAAGCCGGTGCAATCCGGGTTGGAAGAAGAAACCGACAGCCAGATTGTGGCCCGCCTGTCCGGTCGCCCTGTTCTGCCCGAAGGTTGCCTGCTGACGCTGCCCGCCTCGCCGCATTTGTCGGCCGAAGCCGAAGGGGTGGAAATTGACCCCAATACCTTGGATTTGCCACAAACCGACGCGGTTCTGGTGGCCGAAGGGGCCGGGGGGGTCATGGTGCCTTTGAACCGGGATGTTCTGTATCTGGACCTGTTTGCCAACTGGGGGGCACCGGTGATCCTGTGCGCCCGCACACAGCTCGGCACGATCAACCACACATTACTGTCGCTTCAGGCGCTAAAGATTGCGGGATGTGACGTTGTTGGCGTTGTCTTTATCGGTGATCCCGAACCGGACGTTGAACAGACCATTGTCGATTTTGGCGGTGTGCCGCGACTGGGACGGCTGCCCATGCTGTCCGATCTGACACCGCAAACTCTGAGAGCCGCCTTCTCTGGTGCCATCGATATGACCGTCATACGGGAGGCCCTGAAATGAGTGTGTCCGATCTGACCCCGCTGGAATTTGACCAGAAACACCTGTGGCACCCCTATACCAATGTGGTCAAACCCGGTCCGACCTTTGTGGTCAAGGAAAGCGAAGGGATGTACATCACGCTGGATGATGGCACCCGGTTGATCGACGCGATGTCCTCGTGGTGGTGCATGATGCATGGCCACCGCAACCCGGCGATTACCCATGCGATCCATCGCCAACTCGACACGCTGCCGCATGTGATGTTCGGGGGGTTGACCCATGATCCGGCGATAGATCTGGGCCGCAAATTGCTGGAGGTCTCGCCCGACAGCCTGACCCGCATTTTTTATTGCGACAGCGGGTCCGTTTCCGTTGAGGTGGCGATGAAAATGGCGGTGCAGTACCAGCACGCCATGGGGTTTGTGGGCCGCAGTCAGTTTGCCACCATCCGATCAGGCTATCACGGGGACACCTGGAAGGCGATGAGCGTCTGTGATCCCGATACCGGCATGCACCACCTGTTCCAAGGAGCGTTGAGCGTTCAGCATTTTGTGTCACGCCCGCCGATCCGTATCAACGAAGAGTGGACCGACGACCCGGCCCTGAATGGCCTGGGTGAGCTGCGTCAGGTGCTGGAGGCCAGCGCCGACAAGATCGCCGGTTTCATTCTGGAACCTGTGGTGCAGGGCACCGGTGGCATGTATTTTTACCACCCCGAATACTTGAACCAGGCCCGTGCCCTGTGTGACGAGTTGGGAATTCTGCTGATCTTTGACGAAATCGCCACGGGCTTTGGCCGCACGGGCGAGCTGTTTGCGACCGGGTTCTGCACCGTGGAACCGGATATCATTTGTCTGGGCAAGGGGTTGACCGGCGGGCATATCTCATTCGCGACCACCATGACCAATGATCGCGTTGCCGAAGGGGTCGGGGGCGGCAACCCTGGCATCTTTATGCATGGGCCGACCTATATGGCCAACCCGCTGGCCTGTGCTGCTGCCAAGGCCTCGCTGGATCTGCTGACTGGGCAGGACTGGAAGGGGACGGTAGGTGCCATTGCCGAACAGATGGAGGCCGAATTGGCACCGGCGCGCAGCTATGAAAATGTCGCTGACGTCAGGGTGTTGGGTGCCATCGGTGTTATCGAGATGAAACATCGGGTGTCCGCGGATGAGGCCCACGCCCGCGCCCGTGAGATGGGCGTGTTCCTGCGCCCCTTTGGCACCAATATCTACACTATGCCGCCCTTTATCACGACGCCGGATCAGCTGAGCGAAATAACCGCCGGAATGCTGCGTCTGGCGCGGGAGCTGTAATCATGCGGGAAGAGTGGATCAGCAGAACCGGTGCAAAACGTGTTTTGGTGGTCTTTGGCGGCTGGGCCATCGGTCCTGACCCCTTTGTCCATCTGGCGCAGGATTGCGATCTGTTGTTTGTCAGCGACTATCGTGAACTCGACTGGACCCCCAAGGGGTTGGACGCCTATGAGGAGCGTATCCTGCTGGCCTGGTCCTTTGGGGTGGCGGGCTATGCGCATTGGCAGGACGGGCGTGCAGACCCGTTTACCCGCAAGATTGCGGTCAATGGCACGCTGACCCCGGCAGATCGGCGCATGGGCATTCCGCCGATGATTTATTCCAAGACCCAAACCGGGTTGTCCGCAGAGTCATTTCAAAGCTTCGTTGCGCGGGTTTTTGACGCGCCTCAACCGCCCTTGCAGATTGATATTGCGGCGCGTCAGGCCGAATTGGCTGCGGTTCAATCCCGCGCGACGCCGGGCAAAGTGATGTTTCACCGGGTCTGGATCAGCACCGGCGACCGCATCTTTCCGCCGGCCAATCTGGATCGGGCCTGGGCCGGGCAAAGCAGCGTCATTCGGTATATGACCGATGCCCCTCATGCCCCGTTTGATCGTTTTGACAGGGTAGAGGCGCTGTGGACATGAGAGATTTTTCGCCCCCCTCGTCGCCTCCGGCATCTCGCGTCCGCCAAAGCTTTTGCCGGGGTCTGAGTTCTTATCACCAATCGGCATCGGTTCAGGCAGATATCGCACGAAACTTGGCAGATATGGTTGTCACGCACCGCGGAGCGCAGGCTGTTGGTCGGTGTCTCGAATTTGGATGCGGGACCGGGCATTTGACCCGGGCGCTGGTTGATCGACTGTCGATTGCGGATCTGGCGCTGAACGATCTGGTGGGTGACTGTGAGCCCCATGTCATGGCAAGGCTGCCTGCCGGGCAAAGGGCCCGGTTTCAAGCTGGCCCAGTCGAGCGGCTGGATCCGGAGGGGACGTTCGATCTGATCGCCTCGGCGTCGGTTGTACAGTGGATCCCGGACCATCGGTGCCTTTTGCGGGATCTGTCGAACCGACTGGAATCGGGCGGGTGGATTGCGCTCAGCGGGTTTGGGCAGGACCAGTTTGGCGAACTTCAGGCGTTGGGATCTTCGGCCAGT
Protein-coding regions in this window:
- the bioD gene encoding dethiobiotin synthase, giving the protein MNALIVTGTDTGIGKTIFSAGLVDALQAVYWKPVQSGLEEETDSQIVARLSGRPVLPEGCLLTLPASPHLSAEAEGVEIDPNTLDLPQTDAVLVAEGAGGVMVPLNRDVLYLDLFANWGAPVILCARTQLGTINHTLLSLQALKIAGCDVVGVVFIGDPEPDVEQTIVDFGGVPRLGRLPMLSDLTPQTLRAAFSGAIDMTVIREALK
- a CDS encoding DUF452 family protein — its product is MREEWISRTGAKRVLVVFGGWAIGPDPFVHLAQDCDLLFVSDYRELDWTPKGLDAYEERILLAWSFGVAGYAHWQDGRADPFTRKIAVNGTLTPADRRMGIPPMIYSKTQTGLSAESFQSFVARVFDAPQPPLQIDIAARQAELAAVQSRATPGKVMFHRVWISTGDRIFPPANLDRAWAGQSSVIRYMTDAPHAPFDRFDRVEALWT
- a CDS encoding 8-amino-7-oxononanoate synthase → MTGFARHERALDALKTRGRYRQLAPRAGHDFASNDYLGLAGSDLMCQAAGDALARGVPVGAGGSRLLRGNASEHVLLETEAAVFFGTEAALFMSGGFNANLAIFSTLPQQGDLVLHDALIHASTHDGMRLGRAERRSFAHNDVDACRQEIETWRAAGGRGQIWIAVEALYSMEGDIAPLSDLLELAQLEDAVLVVDEAHSTGVFGDMGRGLAHEIAPLPNVLSLHTCGKALGVSGALICGQSVLIETLVNKARAFIFATAPSPLNAALVRAALRDLQDNPERRAQVWVGIHHAWAEAERLCGLTGFQSQIMPVIIGDDKATMQVAAALQEQGHDIRGIRPPTVPRGTSRLRVSITPNTSSNVITRAFGDLVPLIQGVFA
- the bioB gene encoding biotin synthase BioB, encoding MLDQSTLRTDWTREEAEKIYNQPFMDLLFQAHTVHRQHFDPNQVQKSKLLSIKTGGCAEDCAYCSQSARNGAQLSASKLIEVERVIAEAKKARDGGATRYCMGAAWRSPKDRDMAALEAMIEGVKGLGMETCMTLGMLDDNQVFRLRDAGLDYYNHNIDTSERYYSEIITTRTFADRIDTLNRVREAGMKVCAGGIVGMGEQQMDRVDMLLALATLEEHPDSVPVNMLIPIADTPLADVKPLDPIEFVRTIALARILMPKSHVRLSAGRTDMTDELQAMCVFAGANSIFVGDTLLTADNPEEDKDSQLFARLGLEAMNVGCDGSR
- the bioA gene encoding adenosylmethionine--8-amino-7-oxononanoate transaminase, with translation MSVSDLTPLEFDQKHLWHPYTNVVKPGPTFVVKESEGMYITLDDGTRLIDAMSSWWCMMHGHRNPAITHAIHRQLDTLPHVMFGGLTHDPAIDLGRKLLEVSPDSLTRIFYCDSGSVSVEVAMKMAVQYQHAMGFVGRSQFATIRSGYHGDTWKAMSVCDPDTGMHHLFQGALSVQHFVSRPPIRINEEWTDDPALNGLGELRQVLEASADKIAGFILEPVVQGTGGMYFYHPEYLNQARALCDELGILLIFDEIATGFGRTGELFATGFCTVEPDIICLGKGLTGGHISFATTMTNDRVAEGVGGGNPGIFMHGPTYMANPLACAAAKASLDLLTGQDWKGTVGAIAEQMEAELAPARSYENVADVRVLGAIGVIEMKHRVSADEAHARAREMGVFLRPFGTNIYTMPPFITTPDQLSEITAGMLRLAREL
- a CDS encoding methyltransferase domain-containing protein, coding for MRDFSPPSSPPASRVRQSFCRGLSSYHQSASVQADIARNLADMVVTHRGAQAVGRCLEFGCGTGHLTRALVDRLSIADLALNDLVGDCEPHVMARLPAGQRARFQAGPVERLDPEGTFDLIASASVVQWIPDHRCLLRDLSNRLESGGWIALSGFGQDQFGELQALGSSASAPGYRNAGDWAAMIPQGMALMATRQIQTRMYFPTVRAVLRHLRETGVNGNAQGGWSRARLQKFERDYDAQFGTAQGLPLTYDAVWMLACKI